In a single window of the Carnobacterium gallinarum DSM 4847 genome:
- the gpsB gene encoding cell division regulator GpsB, which yields MANRNLTTKDILQKEFKTSMRGYSPAEVDEFLDNVIRDYESYNKEFTQLKAENERLLSKVDELTKQATVTKPAYSAQQPNTTVTNFDILKRLSNLERHVFGSKLDDTNEL from the coding sequence ATGGCAAATAGAAATTTAACTACAAAAGATATTTTACAAAAAGAATTTAAAACATCTATGCGCGGCTATAGTCCTGCTGAGGTTGATGAATTTTTAGACAATGTGATTCGTGACTATGAATCATATAACAAAGAATTTACGCAACTTAAGGCTGAAAATGAGCGTTTACTTAGTAAAGTAGATGAGCTAACAAAACAAGCAACTGTTACTAAACCTGCTTATTCAGCACAACAACCGAATACAACGGTAACTAATTTTGATATTTTAAAACGTCTATCTAATTTAGAAAGACACGTATTTGGTTCAAAATTAGACGATACAAACGAACTATAA
- a CDS encoding THUMP domain-containing class I SAM-dependent RNA methyltransferase: MKNFQLVATAASGIEALVGKEIKDLGYNCQVENGKVFFEGTERDIAKTNLWLRTADRVKIIVGEFNAYEFDELFEKTKALPWEDLLPMDAHFPVAGKSIKSKLFSVSDCQAIVKKAIVNRLSEVYHRNTRLPETGALYQLEVALLKDKVTLTLDTTGPSLFKRGYRTSKGGAPLKENMAAALVMLTSWRKDRPFYDPVCGSGTIPIEAALIGHNIAPGFNRSFACEEWEWFDAAIWAEVRTEAEGLADYDVELDIVGTDIDGYMIEIAKENAIEAGLADSITFKQMQLSDFTTEKKYGVIVANPPYGERLGEEEAVHTLYRQMGTTYRPLKTWSKYVLTSDLTFESFYGERATKKRKLYNGALRTDFFQYWGERPPRVPRKQED, translated from the coding sequence ATGAAAAATTTTCAACTTGTTGCAACGGCAGCTAGTGGAATTGAGGCTTTGGTAGGAAAAGAAATCAAAGATTTAGGGTATAACTGTCAAGTCGAGAACGGTAAGGTTTTTTTTGAAGGAACTGAACGAGATATTGCTAAAACTAATTTATGGTTAAGAACAGCTGACCGTGTCAAAATTATTGTTGGTGAATTTAATGCCTATGAATTTGATGAATTATTTGAGAAAACAAAAGCTTTGCCTTGGGAAGATTTGTTGCCGATGGATGCACATTTTCCAGTAGCGGGTAAGTCGATTAAATCAAAGTTATTCAGTGTATCAGATTGTCAAGCGATTGTAAAAAAAGCAATTGTTAACCGCTTAAGCGAAGTCTATCATCGTAATACACGTTTACCAGAAACAGGTGCTTTGTATCAGTTAGAAGTTGCTTTATTAAAGGATAAAGTCACTTTAACCTTAGATACTACTGGACCAAGTCTATTTAAACGAGGGTACCGGACATCAAAAGGTGGCGCTCCCTTAAAAGAAAATATGGCAGCTGCATTAGTGATGCTAACTAGTTGGAGAAAAGATCGCCCATTTTATGATCCTGTTTGTGGTTCAGGTACGATTCCAATTGAAGCGGCTTTAATTGGTCATAACATTGCTCCTGGATTTAACCGTAGCTTTGCTTGTGAAGAGTGGGAATGGTTTGATGCAGCAATTTGGGCTGAGGTTCGTACCGAAGCAGAAGGTTTAGCTGACTATGATGTTGAATTAGATATTGTTGGAACAGATATTGATGGCTACATGATTGAAATTGCCAAAGAAAATGCAATTGAAGCAGGTTTAGCCGATAGTATTACCTTTAAACAAATGCAACTAAGCGATTTTACAACAGAGAAAAAATATGGTGTCATTGTGGCTAACCCGCCTTATGGGGAACGTTTAGGTGAAGAAGAGGCAGTTCATACCCTTTATCGTCAAATGGGAACAACATATCGTCCGTTGAAAACATGGAGTAAATATGTTTTAACGAGTGATTTAACATTTGAAAGTTTTTACGGCGAGAGAGCGACTAAAAAACGTAAACTATATAATGGTGCATTAAGAACAGATTTCTTCCAATATTGGGGAGAGCGTCCACCACGTGTACCACGTAAACAGGAGGATTAA
- a CDS encoding carboxypeptidase M32 — MNELVKQEQGFLALLKEISILNEVDALLGWDALTGMPEASTPQRSEVTSYIAGLAFEKSVSSEMVHYLTFLTQHLSELNPDTQKMVEKVQKEYDLNHKIPQTDYQEFIKVISQADSAWRKARVAKDFNLFKPSLTKIIDFEKQFIGYWKKDEKTPYDVLLNQYEPGMTVEILDQVFGELRAGIQEILAKIKAKGKIPQTDFLSRYMSIENQRKFSIAVIKKMGYRFEAGRLDDTTHPFMESMNRNDARITTRWDEYNAKMAIFGIIHEAGHGIYEQNIAERFDYTPLKGGVSMGIHESQSLFYEIVMGSDRDFWQDNYKLLQSYAEGKLDDIDFDTFYKGLHETKSSLIRIEADTLTYPLHIIIRYEIEKLIFNEDAAIEDLPELWNQKYQEYLGITPDNDAVGILQDVHWSGGSFGYFPSYALGFMYAAQLQQAMKKDLDLPSIYATGDYEAIRQWLTEHIHQFGSSKEPNELILAATGEALTPKYLLELQDKIYQEVYDY; from the coding sequence ATGAATGAACTAGTCAAGCAAGAACAAGGTTTTTTAGCTTTATTAAAAGAAATCTCGATTTTAAATGAAGTTGATGCGTTATTGGGCTGGGATGCGTTAACGGGAATGCCTGAAGCTTCAACACCACAGCGTTCTGAAGTGACTAGTTATATTGCTGGTTTAGCTTTTGAAAAATCTGTTTCATCTGAAATGGTTCATTATTTAACCTTTTTGACTCAACATTTGTCTGAATTAAATCCAGATACCCAAAAAATGGTGGAAAAAGTTCAAAAAGAGTATGATTTAAATCATAAAATTCCACAGACTGACTATCAAGAGTTTATTAAAGTAATTTCACAAGCAGATAGTGCGTGGCGTAAAGCTCGCGTAGCGAAAGACTTTAATCTGTTTAAACCTTCTTTAACTAAAATTATTGATTTTGAAAAGCAATTTATTGGATATTGGAAAAAAGATGAAAAAACACCATACGATGTTTTGCTAAATCAATATGAGCCAGGCATGACGGTTGAAATTTTAGACCAAGTATTTGGTGAACTTCGTGCGGGAATTCAAGAAATTTTAGCAAAAATTAAGGCCAAAGGAAAAATTCCACAGACTGATTTCTTAAGTCGATATATGAGTATTGAAAATCAACGTAAATTCAGTATAGCTGTAATCAAAAAAATGGGGTATCGTTTTGAAGCGGGTCGTTTAGATGATACTACCCATCCTTTTATGGAAAGTATGAATCGCAATGATGCTCGAATTACGACACGTTGGGATGAATATAATGCCAAAATGGCCATTTTTGGTATTATTCATGAAGCAGGCCATGGGATATACGAGCAAAATATTGCTGAACGTTTTGATTACACACCTTTAAAAGGTGGCGTATCAATGGGAATCCATGAATCACAATCTTTATTTTATGAGATTGTGATGGGGAGCGATCGTGATTTTTGGCAAGATAATTATAAATTATTGCAATCGTATGCTGAAGGAAAGCTAGATGATATTGATTTTGATACCTTTTATAAGGGACTACATGAAACTAAATCTTCTTTAATCCGAATTGAAGCAGATACTTTAACGTATCCATTGCATATTATTATCCGATATGAAATTGAAAAATTGATTTTTAATGAAGATGCAGCTATTGAAGATTTACCAGAACTATGGAATCAAAAATATCAAGAATACCTAGGAATTACACCTGATAATGATGCAGTTGGTATTTTACAAGATGTTCATTGGAGTGGGGGGAGCTTTGGTTATTTCCCTTCTTATGCACTAGGATTTATGTATGCTGCACAGTTGCAACAGGCAATGAAAAAGGACCTTGATTTGCCAAGTATTTATGCAACGGGTGATTATGAAGCAATTCGTCAATGGTTAACAGAGCATATTCATCAATTTGGTTCATCCAAAGAACCAAATGAATTGATTCTGGCTGCAACGGGTGAAGCTTTAACGCCTAAATATTTATTGGAATTACAAGATAAAATTTATCAAGAAGTTTACGACTATTAA
- a CDS encoding ribonuclease HI family protein — translation MLKLYTDASTKGNPGPSGAGVVVISDTIYKQLTFPLPTILTNHEAEFEALICGLSYLREQNLHDETLMIYTDSKIVATAVDRNYVKKENYQIYLTEINALLAPFELTFINWIAENQNKGADHLARQALQERLKQIG, via the coding sequence ATGTTAAAACTATATACAGATGCCTCTACAAAAGGAAATCCTGGACCAAGTGGCGCAGGTGTTGTTGTGATTAGCGATACTATTTATAAACAACTTACTTTCCCGTTGCCAACGATTCTAACTAATCATGAAGCCGAATTTGAAGCTTTGATTTGTGGTTTATCTTATTTAAGAGAACAAAATTTACACGATGAAACATTGATGATCTATACAGATAGTAAAATTGTGGCAACTGCTGTTGATCGAAATTATGTAAAAAAAGAAAATTATCAGATTTATTTAACTGAAATTAATGCTCTTTTAGCCCCATTTGAGCTAACCTTTATTAACTGGATAGCAGAAAATCAAAATAAAGGAGCCGATCATCTTGCTAGACAAGCACTGCAAGAACGGTTAAAACAAATCGGATGA
- a CDS encoding EbsA family protein — protein MNYSNKKSYRLSLEPAYQVIYWSVCSTMFFISFIGILELQRANVISIVFALLFIIGFYVGMGSSVTIRQNRIYLNYLRGVKKSDISIEEIEKIKIYYWGQDFSLRENSKSFELYFFNKRNKAHFWQEFTQKYQEIPITKEENTVAYLENSLQAEK, from the coding sequence TTGAATTATTCAAACAAAAAAAGTTATCGTCTTTCTTTAGAGCCTGCTTATCAAGTTATTTATTGGTCTGTTTGCTCAACGATGTTTTTTATTAGTTTTATTGGTATTCTTGAATTACAACGGGCAAACGTAATCAGTATTGTTTTTGCACTTTTATTTATTATTGGTTTTTATGTAGGAATGGGATCTAGTGTGACGATTCGTCAAAATCGAATTTATTTAAACTATTTACGGGGAGTCAAAAAAAGTGATATTTCTATTGAGGAAATTGAGAAAATTAAAATTTATTATTGGGGACAAGATTTTTCTTTAAGAGAAAATTCTAAATCCTTTGAACTTTATTTTTTTAATAAGAGAAATAAGGCACATTTTTGGCAAGAATTCACTCAAAAATATCAAGAGATTCCAATCACTAAGGAAGAAAATACAGTCGCTTATTTGGAGAATTCATTACAGGCTGAAAAATAA